The DNA sequence CGTAACTACGAAGGTTTCCTGCGTTAGGCTCGCCGCAACGTGGCCGAGCGGGAACCCCGGTGCGGGGCCCCGGCCCCGATTGTGGTGCCTTGGGCATCGTGTGCCGGCGAGGACGCCGGCGCCATGGACGACAAGACTTCAGGAGGTCGGGTTCTCGTGCGACTCGTTCTGGTGGGACCGCCCGGTGCCGGCAAGGGGACCCAGGCTGAGCAGATGGCCAAGCGGCTCGACGTCCCGCACATCTCGACCGGGGACCTGTTCCGGGCGAACCTGCGGGACGAGACCGAGCTCGGTCGTGAGGCGAAGCGCTACATGGACGCCGGGGACCTGGTCCCCGACGAGGTGACCGTCGGGATGGTGCGCGACCGGCTCGGCGACGCCGACACCGCGAACGGCTTCATCCTCGACGGCTTCCCGCGCAACGTGGCGCAGGCGGACTCCCTGAAGAAGATCCTGTCCGAGAAGGGGCTGGAGCTCGACGCCGTCGTCCAGTTCGACGTCGACGACGAGGTCGTGGTCCAGCGGCTGCTCGGCCGCGGCCGCAGCGACGACAACGAGGACACCATCCGCAACCGGCAGCGGGTCTACCGCGAGGAGACCGCTCCGCTGCTGGACCACTACCGTGACCGGCTGGTCACGATCGACGCCGTCGGCGAGATCGACGAGATCACCGACCGGGTCTTCTCGGCGCTGCAGAACCGCAACGACGGCTGAGGACCCGGAGGGGTGCCGGAACCGGCACCACGACGGGAACCGAGGGAAGAGCACATGAACGGTCGCGGCGGCATCCGCGGGGCGATCGCCCGTTACCGGGGTCGGGACATCGAGCTCAAGACCCACGGGCAGCTCGAGGCGATGCGGGTGGCGGGCGCGCTGGTCGCGGCCACGCTGGCCGCGGTCACCGAGCACGCGAAGCCCGGGGTGAGCACGGCGGAGCTCGACGCGCTGGCCGAACAGACGATCCGCGACGGCAACGGCGTCCCCTCGTTCCTCGGCTACCACGGCTTCCCGGCGAGCATCTGCGCCTCGGTGAACGAGCAGATCGTCCACGGGATCCCGTCGCCGGGGCAGGTGCTCGCCGACGGAGACCTCATCTCGGTGGACTGCGGCGCGATCGTCGACGGCTGGCACGGCGACTCCGCCGTGACCATCGCCGTCGGCGACGTCGCACCCGCCGACCTGGCGCTGTCGGCCGCCTGCCGCGGCGCCATGGACGCCGGCATCCTCGCCGTCCGCGACGGGGCCCGACTGACCGACGTCTCCTACGCCATCCAGGAGGCGTGCCGGGCCGCCGCCGCGGCCGACCGCGCCGACTACGGGATCGTCGCCGAGTACGGCGGCCACGGCATCGGGACCTCGATGCACATGGACCCGTTCCTGCCCAACCACGGCGAGCCGGGCAAGGGCCCGCGGCTGCGCCCCGGCATGGCCCTGGCCGTCGAGCCGATGCTCGTCGCGGGGGACCCGGACACCCTGGAGCTGGAGGACGGCTGGACGGTCGTCACCGCGGCCGGCGGCCGCGCCGTGCACTGGGAGCACACCGTCGCCGTCACCGAGGACGGGCCGTGGCTGCTGACCGCGCCCGCCGGCGCACCGGACCGCCCCGGCGCCTGAGCGCCGTCCCACCGGTGTCCGACGCGCTCCGCGCGGGTACTGGTCCATGACCGGGCCGGTCCGTTACCGTCGGCGGCCCGGACGTCTACCACGCCGGTCACCCCCGCCTGCGCCGGCCTCGCACGGCCTCCGTACACTGGACCTTCGGCGCGTCGTGTGACGTCCGCTCCGTGTGCTCCGTGTACCCCACAGTGTTCCCGGTCCGGCTCCGTCCTCGTGCGCCGAACCGGT is a window from the Pseudonocardia sp. HH130629-09 genome containing:
- a CDS encoding adenylate kinase yields the protein MRLVLVGPPGAGKGTQAEQMAKRLDVPHISTGDLFRANLRDETELGREAKRYMDAGDLVPDEVTVGMVRDRLGDADTANGFILDGFPRNVAQADSLKKILSEKGLELDAVVQFDVDDEVVVQRLLGRGRSDDNEDTIRNRQRVYREETAPLLDHYRDRLVTIDAVGEIDEITDRVFSALQNRNDG
- the map gene encoding type I methionyl aminopeptidase — protein: MNGRGGIRGAIARYRGRDIELKTHGQLEAMRVAGALVAATLAAVTEHAKPGVSTAELDALAEQTIRDGNGVPSFLGYHGFPASICASVNEQIVHGIPSPGQVLADGDLISVDCGAIVDGWHGDSAVTIAVGDVAPADLALSAACRGAMDAGILAVRDGARLTDVSYAIQEACRAAAAADRADYGIVAEYGGHGIGTSMHMDPFLPNHGEPGKGPRLRPGMALAVEPMLVAGDPDTLELEDGWTVVTAAGGRAVHWEHTVAVTEDGPWLLTAPAGAPDRPGA